TGTAAGACATTCATCTCAACCAGCACTATTAGAAAACCTTTAATAGACATCGACCagaaaccgatgttaaaagttTTCCTGACCGATGTCTATTTGAGTGTAGAGAAAGGTACCCCTATATGACATTGGTTGTGAACTGATGTATGGGAACAACTTTAACATCTATTCCGAATTAAAACCTGATGTATATTCTCTGTTTTTACAAAAAATGCATTACAGTCTTTTCTAAATAGCTTGTATATGATCTAATTATGAACCTAAACTATTAATTTACAAATTATAAATTAGTATTTACATCGTTTATAGAAATAAAACCGATGTCAAAACCCGCTTTAAGATCGCTTTTGAACAACAGCCTATGTAACTTCTTATTTTTAACATAGGTTATAGTTTAGGAACTGATGTCTATATACTTTTTTAACAACAGTTTTTAAAAAATTTCGTGTAAGACATGATGTCTAATTATAGTTTGGACATCTGTTTTTGGAAATTCCGTGTTAAAACTGATGTCAATGCCCTAAAATTAGCCTATACATTAATTGTATTATATGCACCCAAACATACTGTATTATATGCACCCAAACATACCAAATgccaaaacaaaaaaaaactagcTAAAAGGTAAATACAAAACCAACAAATTGAAAACTCCGAACTCTGTTTGTAATTATCAAACTGCATATCGTCAAGTTTACAAATATTTCAACATCACTAATACATATAAGTTTGAAGTAACGGAAGCAAAGGAGTTAGTTACATGAATCCTTCGATGTATATAGCCAAGAGTCTCCGTACGAACATCAATATCCTTGTTATCGTAGGATTTCCGAATCTTGATGGACCACTGTGAACATCCATATCATTCACAATATATTTAGAAATATATTGCGAGTCCTGGGTGGTGTGCAGCAGTATCTTGGCCCAAACTGTGAGATAGGTATCCCCTGTTGTGCACGAGGTAAATGAGCTTGTCTTCTAGTAATCCACtgcaaaataaattttaaaacaaaaaacAGTTTACGCATATAACATATTGATCAAGcataaaattcataaataatcATACTTTACGGTTTGTCATATTTGTGAAATGTACATAAATCTTTCATCTTGGATTTTTTTAATCTCTTTAAGTAGTATTGAATATAGAAAACAAACCTTCCCAATGGACATGCATGCAATACAAATGAGGCCACAGTAGCTAAAACGCAACCAAATAAGGAACCCATACTTCTGACCTTCTGGCAACTgcaatatatttttaaaatatttacattaAGTCTTTTTAATATACCAGCAACAAGAAGGAATTGAAGTGAGAATCTTACACAGCTTCTTGCACTAGTGAAATCCCAGTCAGGTAAACCACAATTATCAAGCCCAAAGATTTCCAGAACTCTTCTCAGAGAAAGGAGGTGCAACCAGTACATCAAACTCCAGCTTTTTTGACTCATATGCCCTGGCAGCTGCTTCTGCAGTATCATAAGTACCCAACCAAATCCTCTTTTTCTGACAAGGTTCACGGATTTTAGCAGCCCATTTACCCCATTTACGATGTCGCACCCCTCTGTATGTTGCGTAAGAACGTACATTGAGAAGGAGGTTTGTTCATCACCCTTCTCTTCCTGCCATTCTTACTGCTGTTGTTATCTTGACAAGAACTCATCATCAGTATTTGGATGAGCCAGACCAAAATCACAAATCTTCAAATCACAATTAAAATTCAGCAAAAGATTGTTGGGCTTCAAGTCTCGATGAATTATGTTTGCAGAATGCATATATTTTAGTCCTCCAAAATACTGCACAACAGCCAATCACCACAAATTAACATTTGACCTAGCTACAATTTACTAAGAGATTGTTTACAGACACAAAAGTTGGTACATAGGATTACCTGAAAATGCTCCTCTGTTTTAAAACCTGATTAGATCGAATGATCTGGTGAAGATCAGTGCCCATAAGTTCAGTAGCAATATAAACGTCACTGAAATTCCTCCTTACAAGTGGAGGAATTACATCTGTTAAAGCTATGATCTTCATTATAGTTCCAAAATCTCAAGAGTTGTATCAATGTAACATTTTGTACCCATTATATCGTGAAAAAGACCCTATCTTAGCACATATAATGAAGTAAGAGCAAGTGTAACTCTAAAACAATAAACGATTCAGCTCTTGTTTAGGTGTAGAAAATTTCTCATAATCTCAAGCACATGATTGTCTTCGGACAAATAGAAACAGGTAGTTAAGTAAAACGAACTTTTAGGATACAAATGCACAATAGCAGGAGAAGAATCATAACAGTTCCCAAGAAAACATAAACCATAGTATGAAACTAGCACAATATATGATTCCAAACATAAACCAGAATTTAACATAACATATCTACTCATCCACATTAATGTATTCATCATTCATGTATGTATATGATTCTCATAATCAACTAAATAACATCAACTAACAAAAGTCCCTATTCATAATCACCAAAATCCCAACTTCCCCGAACCCTATATCTTACCTCTATCACTTCACATAATTCATTACATTCTACATTCAATTCTTGATCCTATAAATTCCTGTCTTTTAATCATCTACTACGAAAACTGAGCTCGATACGAATCCGCACCAGCTCCAGCTAAATACAGTCCAGGGAGAACATCCTGAAAAATAAACCATAACCttcatcaaacaaaacaaaacaaaatcaaaccaacTCGAGAGGGTAAGATACACGCCATGACCACCATCACCACCCATCTTAATTATTAGTTTGAATTTTCAGCCTCACTATATGTAcataattaacaattaaattattACCATTTAGAGATTTCGAGCAAATAGGGCTTTTTTCGTCttttacaaattaaaattttaattattatcaaAGTATAAAAAATTTAGGGTTTTGAGTCTAAAAATCCTCAATTTCTAAAATCCCCAATTAAGTTTAGAacaaattagggtttatattcttACCCACTTCATTTGAACAAAGCAGTCGGAGTTAAGAGCTCTAATATTCAATTGAGATTCAAACAGCTTCGATTCAATGTTAAGCTTAGCTTCCAAATTCCAGATTCaattgatatatatacatatatgtagagagagagagggagagggagagggagagggggagagagagagagagagagagagatagagagagagagagagagagagagagagagagagagagagagagagagagagagagagagagagttgggTTCATTGAAGGGGTTGGGTGAAAGAGTCGGgatgagaaaaaaaatatgggtGAGAGAGAGTTGTGAGGTGATAGCGTGAGCCGAGTGTTTTTAGATTTTAggtttttgattttgattttagCGCGAGTGTGTTGATTTGGAGGGAACTAAAATTCGTCTACGGGGAATATTTGGTGGAGGGGGAAACATGAATAACTTAAATTATTTACGGGGAAAATTACATGATGAGCGCGCTTATTTTTTTAAAGCATACATAATACATCTgttgtaatatccaggatatattgtgtaattattttttctattaaataattattatgtatgttcagtatctattctgtgaattaattgttaaagtgttatcggtgtttggatatttagaaatattattaattgagtattttaatttttatatgtccaaaataaaatatagataattgtcatatcttcctaattatttttatgttgatttatgaatttataaaaatcatatgaaatttataaaatctttttccaagtatttaaaatctattttataaaaacgtgaaccaatcgacgtcaaccgttgttacgtttttggaacccgaaactcttccgagaactctttcctaacctaattgtaatattccgagcattttccatgtttcgactttttcgatccggcgtacggtttgtcctgcgcgggtcacggcgcaacattttcgatacaatatttgtttcggtaaatcaataaaacccgtattttcggtaaacgggagctttttattaaactatcacaattatcacttcgtaatacgtgtaaccaggcgctgagaccaagaccgcagtacaaattgtactgatttggataattatcccgaaaaccgatactgtttggattagtttttacgaataaacgtaccgttttatatccggaatgatccaacgggatactaagttcccgtaaatataaatagcctttttccgtattttatttcgtatcaaaatcatttgcagacagataattatataattttacagagaaaaaccatatattcataaatctttctgagaatcaaaccacaaattcaaggtgttagtgaaatccgtttggaaagttggagtaaccaatttgaaggtctcaaggagtactgTCAGATTCCATGACCTGTTTTACTGCaaaatcaaaggttgattttatataaatttaattatttttgaattatttttatgaaaaatatgaatttttgttcggatgattgtttgtatgatttgatgattgtatgtggtagagcttgttttcctgatgattttgatatattatacgtctgatttggagttcaataacatgctcaaaagtaggtttaatttttgaatttaaaaattagggtttatagcccgtatgattgttttcaattgaaatttggggggttttgatccaggggttattagctgttgatttatagtgggttgtgttccttatgaaatttgcaatcgattggtatatagctcgttaacagaggattaatggatcgaagggagttgtgttttgaaagttttcgatgttcgccggaaaccggcgatgttcttggccaatttccggccagaacagagatgattattgagttttgattacacgaataagttgctggtaacctgtaggtttaatctggacagtttggtggcctgaggtggccggaatcgtgttctccagccacactccggcgagttgacggctgggctggcaaaattgcaaacaggcccctatagttttgtagatgatgaagtttagtccctctagtttgcaaagttttcaaaaataggattcatgtttataaaatgtttaaaaatcatattttatatttatttttattataaaaattcatttttaatttctgaaaattctaaaaattagtattttaattccgaaaattatttttaattcgaaaataaatctgaattaattagttaattaatttcagttgatttttaattaattaattggtcaattaattcaaaaattaattgattaattgatttaattaattattaattgattttaattaattatttaattagatttaattatttaaaaatgatttaaaaatttcgaaaaatagtttcgagttttaaaatattattctaaattatttccaactcgat
This sequence is a window from Apium graveolens cultivar Ventura chromosome 9, ASM990537v1, whole genome shotgun sequence. Protein-coding genes within it:
- the LOC141682864 gene encoding uncharacterized protein LOC141682864, translated to MYVLTQHTEGCDIVNGVNGLLKSVNLVRKRGFGWVLMILQKQLPGHMSQKSWSLMYWLHLLSLRRVLEIFGLDNCGLPDWDFTSARSCLPEGQKYGFLIWLRFSYCGLICIACMSIGKWITRRQAHLPRAQQGIPISQFGPRYCCTPPRTRNIFLNIL